Proteins from one Thermomicrobiales bacterium genomic window:
- a CDS encoding copper resistance protein CopC — protein MRTHPSAAHTGQCWRPQRRRLIAFAAIAIAVLAMFGPATTPNALAHSALFHSDPVPGDSLSESPPAITLWFTRDVDLASSRVTIVGADGVARSTGRLEMIGTSSAPAIRVPLNDVLSRGSYTVVYDVVSAVDGHASSGHFTFTVGDALMPSLAQQNALAGSVQSGSVIPDAATTSVRWLNLMAQSALGGVLLFLVALLIPARRVAGLPPVPSRRYRLLIAGLLVALVVGHLAALLFQSMTAAHAGSLSAALAELPRVLSETRVGIVWLIRSALLLALACLCWLLVRGAQLTGAVDRERWRWSAGLGIAAVLVLTSSLVSHAAGSDGSIDALLLVDWLHGMAAAVWFGGIVGLLVSFDLLPSGVARRAFLWRYARFALVALGTLILTGFVLARSEALSWDGLLSTDYGMWLLIKLVLVAGVIGVGAHHLLNVYTQIGVGSLEQQRRTSHWFPRTLRLEAAIAAIIVVVSSILVGTLPARDVLQAPGVLGSTRLVAETSITIRISPTPIGANEYSVVVSPSDPETFGVIAGIDLRFTWIDDQSASEVTTHLRQSGSVEARTFVGSGAFIEHEGNWLVTIVVQRDGFDASLDVPIGVTASDGVLSLTGVPAAESANDGRATAIGLAWLAIGLLLFVGAWRLHAQRSSMRYGLIGAGFVAMGLGLLLLAVGQDVFVR, from the coding sequence ATGCGTACCCATCCTTCTGCAGCTCACACAGGTCAATGCTGGCGGCCGCAGCGCCGTCGACTCATCGCATTCGCCGCTATCGCGATTGCCGTGCTGGCGATGTTTGGCCCCGCCACCACGCCGAACGCGCTGGCACACTCAGCCCTCTTTCATAGCGATCCGGTGCCCGGCGACAGTCTCAGCGAATCTCCTCCGGCCATTACGCTCTGGTTCACCCGCGATGTTGATCTGGCGTCCAGTCGGGTGACCATCGTCGGCGCGGACGGCGTCGCGCGCTCGACGGGACGGCTGGAGATGATCGGGACATCGAGCGCTCCGGCTATCCGCGTCCCGCTGAACGATGTTCTGTCCCGAGGCAGTTACACGGTTGTCTATGATGTGGTGTCGGCGGTTGATGGGCACGCCAGCAGCGGCCACTTCACGTTCACGGTCGGCGATGCACTGATGCCGAGCCTGGCGCAGCAGAACGCGCTGGCTGGGAGCGTGCAATCCGGCTCGGTGATTCCAGACGCGGCCACAACCAGCGTCCGCTGGCTCAACCTCATGGCGCAGTCCGCGCTCGGCGGCGTGCTGCTGTTTCTGGTCGCGCTGCTCATCCCGGCCCGGCGGGTCGCGGGATTACCGCCAGTCCCGTCGCGTCGCTATCGTCTGCTGATTGCCGGACTGCTGGTCGCGCTCGTCGTCGGCCACCTCGCGGCCCTGCTGTTCCAGTCGATGACGGCGGCGCATGCGGGATCGCTTTCGGCGGCACTCGCTGAGCTGCCCCGCGTGCTCAGTGAGACGCGAGTTGGCATTGTCTGGCTCATCCGCTCGGCGCTGCTGCTTGCGCTGGCGTGCCTCTGCTGGTTGCTCGTTCGCGGGGCGCAACTCACGGGCGCTGTGGATCGCGAGCGCTGGCGATGGTCTGCCGGTCTGGGGATCGCGGCAGTGCTCGTACTGACATCCAGCCTCGTCAGCCACGCGGCGGGTAGCGACGGATCGATCGACGCGCTTCTACTCGTCGACTGGCTGCACGGCATGGCTGCCGCCGTCTGGTTCGGTGGAATCGTGGGCCTGCTCGTCTCGTTCGATCTGCTGCCGTCCGGTGTCGCCCGCAGGGCGTTCCTCTGGCGCTATGCGCGTTTTGCGCTCGTTGCCCTCGGCACTCTGATCCTGACCGGCTTCGTGCTGGCACGCAGTGAAGCCCTGAGCTGGGACGGACTGCTCTCAACCGACTACGGCATGTGGCTGCTGATCAAGCTGGTCCTCGTCGCCGGAGTCATTGGCGTTGGCGCACACCACCTGCTGAACGTCTATACGCAGATCGGCGTCGGATCACTTGAGCAGCAGCGGCGGACCTCACACTGGTTTCCACGCACGCTGCGGCTGGAAGCCGCTATCGCAGCGATCATCGTCGTGGTCAGCAGCATCCTGGTCGGAACGCTACCGGCGCGCGATGTACTCCAGGCACCGGGGGTGCTCGGCTCGACCAGGCTTGTCGCCGAGACTTCAATCACTATTCGCATTTCCCCGACGCCGATCGGCGCGAACGAATACTCGGTTGTCGTTTCACCGAGCGATCCGGAAACGTTCGGGGTGATTGCAGGCATCGATCTGCGCTTTACCTGGATTGATGACCAGTCGGCCAGCGAGGTGACGACGCACCTGCGCCAATCCGGTTCGGTCGAAGCGCGCACCTTTGTTGGCAGCGGTGCGTTTATAGAGCATGAGGGTAACTGGCTGGTCACGATCGTCGTGCAACGCGATGGATTCGATGCCAGCCTCGATGTTCCGATCGGCGTCACTGCGTCGGACGGGGTGCTATCGCTGACCGGAGTGCCGGCGGCTGAGAGCGCCAACGACGGTCGGGCGACCGCCATCGGTCTCGCCTGGTTGGCTATCGGGCTGCTGTTGTTCGTGGGTGCCTGGCGACTACACGCGCAACGATCGAGCATGCGCTATGGCTTGATTGGGGCGGGATTTGTGGCAATGGGCCTCGGTCTGCTGCTTCTTGCTGTTGGCCAAGATGTTTTTGTGCGATGA